The following are encoded together in the Thunnus thynnus chromosome 15, fThuThy2.1, whole genome shotgun sequence genome:
- the LOC137198672 gene encoding uncharacterized protein gives MPRLQSGVWKHFTPAIKDGRETFMCNYCSKTYTKNATKMQMHLDKCKEYSVVSQQSPGPDGSSSASIPVPSFSFLPSANPGGQFLIDSVDQRSQAYADECLARAVYATSSPLTLTDNIYWKRFFSVLRPAYCPPTREALSSHLLDCEYDRVQSQVHEAIGKADCVTIICSGWSNFKETGTIVYIVATPTPLFYKCTKKTKEQTHASKFIAAELKKVINEVGPLKVFAIVTDDAPEMMAAWAEVEETFPHISAIGCTAYGTQQLFDEIVAQPSIKALCRRAEQVVRYVTEQKLLTETFRCWQTTKTRNHTANGTALVLPTGSDWTGVVNMFNSLLEGQNCLQDMAVSSTLDVEASIRAALQDAAFWKGLSSSRNLLYLIGNYIDYMKRDDAILSGVVDMFSQLRYHIGASLSGSVLHSTEQKAVMASLDRCQEFCIKPIHAAAYMLDPKHVGQQTLSGEQINSAFYVISNLSHHLNLDEGKVLGSFARYSAKQGLWKGAGIWSSCQHVSASTWWKGLCSSEPLSPVASAILQIPPTTGMCEHLQSRFCNTKVQGSLSADRVQKLVAMQTNLKLLEPSDCEYVPLESEEDRKVSFQSETQ, from the coding sequence ATGCCACGCTTGCAGTCCGGTGTATGGAAGCATTTCACCCCGGCCATCAAAGATGGGCGGGAAACCTTCATGTGCAACTACTGCTCAAAGACATACACAAAGAATGCTACCAAGATGCAGATGCATTTGGACAAATGCAAGGAGTACTCTGTGGTTTCACAGCAGTCACCGGGCCCAGATGGAagctcctctgcctccattCCTGTTCCCTCCTTCTCGTTTTTACCATCTGCCAATCCTGGGGGACAGTTCCTCATTGATTCAGTGGATCAACGCAGTCAGGCGTATGCTGACGAGTGCCTGGCAAGAGCTGTGTATGCCACCTCCTCACCTCTCACTCTCACAGACAATATTTATTGGAAACGATTTTTCAGCGTGCTCCGGCCCGCTTACTGTCCGCCCACCAGAGAGGCTCTGTCCTCTCATCTCTTGGACTGTGAGTATGACAGAGTACAAAGCCAGGTTCATGAGGCTATAGGGAAAGCAGACTGTGTCACCATCATCTGCAGTGGATGGTCCAACTTTAAAGAGACTGGAACTATCGTTTACATTGTTGCAACTCCTACACCACTGTTttacaaatgcacaaaaaagacaaaggagCAGACACATGCAAGCAAGTTTATTGCTGCAGAACTAAAAAAAGTCATAAACGAAGTGGGACCGCTAAAGGTCTTTGCTATTGTCACTGATGATGCCCCGGAAATGATGGCAGCTTGGGCTGAAGTAGAAGAGACCTTCCCACACATATCAGCTATTGGTTGCACAGCATATGGCACCCAGCAGCTCTTTGATGAAATTGTGGCACAACCATCAATAAAAGCACTGTGCAGGAGAGCTGAGCAGGTGGTGAGGTATGTTACAGAGCAAAAACTATTAACAGAGACCTTTAGGTGCTGGCAGACTACAAAGACAAGAAACCACACTGCCAATGGGACAGCACTGGTACTGCCTACTGGCTCTGACTGGACAGGTGTGGTTAATATGTTCAACAGCCTCCTGGAGGGTCAGAACTGTCTCCAAGACATGGCCGTCTCATCCACATTGGATGTTGAGGCATCCATCAGGGCGGCATTACAGGATGCAGCATTTTGGAAAGGGTTAAGTAGCAGTCGAAACCTGCTCTACTTGATTGGGAATTATATTGATTACATGAAAAGAGACGATGCTATACTCTCAGGTGTTGTTGACATGTTCAGTCAGTTAAGATACCACATCGGAGCCTCCCTGTCTGGGTCTGTGTTGCACAGTACTGAACAGAAAGCTGTCATGGCATCATTAGACAGGTGTCAGGAGTTTTGCATCAAGCCCATCCACGCAGCGGCATACATGCTGGATCCAAAGCATGTTGGACAGCAGACGCTCTCCGGGGAGCAGATAAACAGTGCTTTCTATGTCATCTCCAACCTGTCACACCATCTAAATCTTGACGAGGGTAAAGTACTTGGCAGCTTTGCCAGGTACTCAGCTAAGCAGGGCCTATGGAAGGGGGCAGGGATATGGAGCTCATGCCAGCATGTGTCCGCATCCACCTGGTGGAAAGGGCTGTGTTCCTCTGAGCCGCTGTCCCCTGTGGCCTCAGCCATACTCCAGATCCCACCAACAACAGGAATGTGCGAGCACCTACAGTCACGCTTCTGCAATACAAAGGTGCAAGGTTCTCTCTCAGCCGACAGGGTGCAAAAACTGGTAGCAATGCAGACGAATCTCAAGCTTTTAGAGCCAAGCGATTGTGAGTATGTTCCTCTGGAGAGTGAGGAAGACAGAAAAGTTTCATTTCAATCTGAGACTCAGTAG